The DNA segment TTAAACAGTCATATGGTATAGAATCCGATTGTAATGTTCAATGGTAGTTTTATTCATAACTAATTATTCTCTTGTGCGTGGTGGTGAATGTGTAAATAGTATAAATACCGTGTGCCTATCTTCACTGGTCATCACAGTTCTCAGTTCAGTCTTCAGAATCCCGTCGTTCTAGTACAACAACAGTCAACATGAACGTGAGTGTTCCTAGATACATTTTCCATTATATTAATCGAATTCTTTTTCAAGTTTTGCTAGCTTTGCTAGCTTTCCTCGTTTTATTGAACTGTTTAAACGTTCTGTTTTAAGTAGACATAGAATAGTGCGTAAGCGTATTCAGCTGAGTTGTATTGTGAAAGTATGATCGTCtaactgtttgttttatatacaaacacaaaagACATATTCCGCGTGacaaaaaggtttgtttttcttatttgcAGACTGCCCTGTCCACCGTTCTGTTCGCACTTGTGTGCTGCACTGCTCTCGCCTGGTACCCCACCTACAACTACGGACATGGTGCTGGTTACCATGGAGTCGCTGGTCTCCACGGAATCGGTGGTCTCCATGGAGCCGCTGGTCTCCACGGACTCGCTGGCTATGGTGGCCCCGTTTACGGACATGCCGGTTATGGTTACGGATACCCAGGTTATGGTTACGGTGAGTTCAATGTAATTGATTACTTCTACTAATGAAATTAGTCTCACTGTTAAGAGAAACGCATACCCAATAAAAGTTTCAAGCAAAGTCGTCAAAGTTTGGTAGCGATGTAACAGAAAAGGACTATGCAATATGCATTATACTTACGTTcttaacatatttaattttccatCCTCTATATATGCACCTCTTTTCAAATGTGACTGTATATATAACGTAACATATATGTCAGTATAGTTTATTAGATTTAAGCTTTCCATCCCagacatatatttgatattcagttaaaatatatgttatgttacatatacaaacatgatCGTCACACAAAACCATAATttgattataaaaatcaataCAAACATCTATACTATTCACATCACAGGGAAGCACGATTCACAAGCATAGcacatattaacaaaaacaatcataatGTGATGTCGTTTATGTAGATTTCTCTTTGATCCACCACGCtcgtgaatatatatatatatatatatatatatatatatatatatatatatatatatatatatatatatatataatttcccCTTTGATCAACCCACACTCATAAAAACACacagaatatattattatttcagttttagtCAACCCACACTCGTGAAACCatacacatattattattattatttcactttgatcCACTCAAACTcgtaaaaatatacatatattattatttttcttttgatcAACCCACACTCGTCAAaccataaacataaacatattattatttcccTTTGATCCACTCACACTGGTGAAAACATATACATCTTATTATACCCCTTTGATCCACACACACTCGTGAaaacatatactagtacatattattatttcccTTTGATCCACTCACACTGGTGAAAACATATACATCTTATTATACCCCTTTGATCCACACACACTCGTGAAAACATATATtagtacatattattatttcccTTTGGTCCAGTCAGTCGTGAAAACATACATATTACTATTTTCCTTTTGACCAACCATACTAGTGAaatcatatacatattattgTTCATAGGATACGGACACGGATACGGTTACGGACACGGACACGGACTCGGAGCTGGACTTGGTTTCGCTGGACACGGACACGGGCTCGGAGCTGGACTTGGTTTCGCTGGACACGGACACGGACTTGGACTAGGCGTCCGTGGACTTGGTCTCGCTGGACACGGACACGGGCTAGGAGCTGGACTTGGTTTCGCTGGACACGGACACGGACTTGGAGCTGGACTTGGTCTCGCTGGACACGGACACGGAGCTGGACTTGGTTTCGCTGGACACGGACTTGGACTAGGCGTCCGTGGACTTGGTCTCGCTGGACACGGGCTCGGAGCTGGACTTGGTTTCGCTGGACACGGACACGGACTTGGACTAGGCGTCCGTGGACTTGGTTTCGCTGGACACGGACACGGACTTGGACTAGGCGTCCGTGGACTTGGTTTCGCTGGACACGGACACGGACACGGACACGGACTCGGATTCGGAGCACGTGGACTTGGACTAGGCATCCGTGGACTTGGATTTGGAGGACGTGGATTTGGATTCGGAGGACGAGGTCTGGGATACGGACACGCTCTGTACCACTGAGGACTTGCCTCAAAGACTTAACAACACAatctgttttaataaatgtaaatgtgtTATATTCAAGTGTTATATAGTTATTCCAGTCTTCTGTTGTTTGTGTTATATACCAATGTGAATTAAATATGAGTTGAACGTCGCCAGTCTCTAGTACACTATCTAATCTACGACTGGCATATTGCAATGTCGTGTCTGAACCAAAGTAATAGACGATTTAGCCTAGGGGTTAGAAGAAACGTCTAATGTGCAACAGATAATGTTAAAGATCTCTGCCAGTGAtgttatatttgtgtatgtTGGATTGTGTGACTCAATGAGCAGTCATCTAagggtcatggtatgtactgtttatGGAAAAGTTGTATAAAAAACACTTTtgacaataatgataataatttgtCTTTAACGACAATAGGAGTCCGTCAcaatgatatattataatatacaaaacacTTTTTGATACCAATGAgaatcattaaagggacattcctgagtttgctgcattgtaaggtgtttccgactaataaaatagttctacgattaaacttacatattaaatatattttcttgtttagaatatcactgtctgtatagtcaatgtgtttctggtcgtcttaatatttgttagaagcccaaactggattttgtcttcaaataattttgtacgtatgaaagaattgtatttttggaaataaaatgaaatttaacatagtacaaatattagaacgatcagaaacgcgtctaatatacagccacgaatattttatgcagaaaaatatatttgatatgtaattgcaatcgttaaaaagtctttgttagtcgataacatcttaaaaagtgcagcaaactcgggaatgtccctttaagcattaaCGGCTATCAGGTGTCATAGTagtatgatgataataataataataatattaataataataataatacaactgtgtccggtgtatcggcgcgtccggtgattcggcgcacttggtattttgtttAAGTATGCTTAGAAATTGTcatgttgttggtgtttttaacgaattaaagttcaattcctttttcaatggttaatcaagtttaaacatatttattgcaaaaaaatattagaattattaataattatatcataattttaaaataaatcattcacctgttttcgtgtatataaacgcaaagtaggtcagccttattgatattaagaatgttaaaaccagtctgaaaacacctttcccgcattttttaaattatagtaaacggTATATATATAGGAAAACACAAATGCAAAGAAAACGAAacttttacaccttaattggcagtcattccagttcacaactgTCAcactgttataaaaaataaaaacgaaataagatccacgtatgtgcacaatctacccgagaaaaatcCATgaaggcatcttagccatgcatgataatgaacatgtatgttttcgcagtactgtgccactcaagaaaatgattccgaaactgatcacgAGATGGTTCATGTCTGATTGTTCgttttcataataatatttttaacaagacaaaacaaaaaagtactaaaataattctgggacaattgtgtagcgtttatgggctaaaagtgaggtcatgggcggtttataaatagctgggtcaacgatccacatctactgcgccgaatcaccggacatgaaaatcgttttggatacaagggggtgtctacatttatgcacaattttaaaatgtttatttactacagacataacacaatttgtagtgtatcttAGATTATGCattgcttcattggtgagagacacattttattaagtatttcacagtgttcacatagaaaatggttttTGAATGCTTACGTGCGCcaatacaccggacagcactgtaataataataataataataataataataataacaaaagtaATAAGCGATATTGATGATCTTTCTAGACAGACTAGTATTgatgaaacaattaacaaattattaaacGATTTTGCAAATGTTATGAAGGAAAGTGCTGAGAAAGCAGTCGGTAATAttgacaacaacaataaatatattagaaaatacACAGAATCAAATAATAAAGCATGATTTGGATA comes from the Gigantopelta aegis isolate Gae_Host chromosome 14, Gae_host_genome, whole genome shotgun sequence genome and includes:
- the LOC121389252 gene encoding glycine-rich cell wall structural protein 1-like; this encodes MNTALSTVLFALVCCTALAWYPTYNYGHGAGYHGVAGLHGIGGLHGAAGLHGLAGYGGPVYGHAGYGYGYPGYGYGYGHGYGYGHGHGLGAGLGFAGHGHGLGAGLGFAGHGHGLGLGVRGLGLAGHGHGLGAGLGFAGHGHGLGAGLGLAGHGHGAGLGFAGHGLGLGVRGLGLAGHGLGAGLGFAGHGHGLGLGVRGLGFAGHGHGLGLGVRGLGFAGHGHGHGHGLGFGARGLGLGIRGLGFGGRGFGFGGRGLGYGHALYH